From Oreochromis niloticus isolate F11D_XX linkage group LG1, O_niloticus_UMD_NMBU, whole genome shotgun sequence, a single genomic window includes:
- the tmed3 gene encoding transmembrane emp24 domain-containing protein 3 has translation MLYLSLTCLLLLNAFVVSGTEITFELPDNDKQCFYEELEKDVKFDIDFQVISGGNYDVDCFVTDPHNSALYNEKKKQYDSFSHTTTMKGVYKVCFSNEFSTFTHKVVYLDFRHGNEEPILDSMKRSTALTQLESSCVAIHEILKVVADSQTWYRLREAQDRTKAEHLLERVTYWSIGETVLLFVIGIGQVMMLKSFFSDKKGSVAATT, from the exons ATGTTGTATTTGTCACtcacctgtttgctgctgttgAATGCATTTGTGGTGTCTGGGACTGAGATCACATTTGAACTGCCTGACAATGACAAGCAGTGTTTCTACGAGGAGCTGGAGAAAGACGTGAAGTTTGACATAGACTTTCAA gtTATTTCAGGGGGCAACTATGATGTGGACTGCTTCGTCACAGATCCTCATAACAGTGCCTTGTATaatgagaagaagaagcagtatGACAGCTTCTCTCACACCACAACTATGAAGGGAGTCTACAAGGTTTGCTTCAGCAATGAATTCTCCACTTTTACACACAAAGTAGTGTATCTGGACTTCCGCCACGGGAATGAGGAACCCATTCTGGACAGCATGAAAAGAAGCACAGCTCTGACTCAG TTGGAGTCATCTTGTGTCGCCATTCATGAGATCCTGAAGGTGGTGGCTGACTCACAGACATGGTACAGGCTGAGAGAGGCACAGGATCGCACAAAAGCAGAGCACCTGCTGGAGCGCGTCACCTACTGGTCCATCGGAGAAACCGTCCTGTTGTTTGTCATCGGCATCGGTCAAGTCATGATGCTTAAGAGCTTCTTCTCTGACAAGAAAGGCTCCGTGGCAGCTACCACTTAA
- the LOC100702411 gene encoding isocitrate dehydrogenase [NADP], mitochondrial, with product MAGYLKALTTVSRSAAAALSQNPAVVSPAAVCQHRLQQRNYATKRIKVDQPVVEMDGDEMTRIIWEFIKEKLILPNVDVELKYFDLGLPYRDQTNDQVTIDSALATMKYNVAVKCATITPDEARVEEFKLKKMWKSPNGTIRNILGGTVFREPILCKNIPRLVPGWTQPITIGRHAFGDQYRATDFVINQPGKFKIVFTPADGSTEQEWEVYDFPAGGCGMGMYNTDESISGFAHSCFQYAIQKKWPLYMSTKNTILKAYDGRFKDIFQDIFEKNYKPQFDKLKIWYEHRLIDDMVAQVLKSSGGFVWACKNYDGDVQSDILAQGFGSLGLMTSVLVCPDGKTIEAEAAHGTVTRHYREHQRGKPTSTNPIASIFAWTRGLEHRGKLDENPNLIKFCQTLEKVCVETVENGIMTKDLAGCIHGLANCKLNEHYVNTTDFLDAIKTNLDKALGN from the exons ATGGCGGGATACCTTAAAGCTCTGACTACAGTGTCGAGGAGTGCCGCCGCTGCGCTGTCGCAAAACCCCGCAGTGGTCTCACCGGCCGCCGTCTGCCAACACAGACTGCAACAGAGGAACT ATGCAACAAAGCGTATCAAAGTGGACCAGCCGGTCGTGGAAATGGATGGTGATGAGATGACTCGCATCATATGGGAGTTCATTAAAGAGAAG CTCATCCTGCCCAATGTGGATGTTGAGCTGAAGTATTTCGACCTGGGTCTGCCCTACAGAGACCAGACCAATGACCAGGTCACCATAGATTCTGCTCTGGCGACTATGAAATACAACGTGGCCGTCAAATGTGCCACCATCACCCCTGATGAGGCCAGAGTTGAGG AGTTTAAACTAAAGAAGATGTGGAAGAGTCCCAACGGGACCATCAGGAACATCTTAGGCGGCACAGTTTTCCGTGAGCCAATCCTTTGCAAAAACATTCCCCGTCTTGTTCCTGGATGGACACAACCCATAACAATTGGCAGGCATGCTTTTGGAGATCag TACAGGGCCACGGACTTTGTCATTAACCAGCCTGGAAAGTTTAAGATTGTTTTTACCCCAGCTGATGGAAGCACAGAGCAGGAGTGGGAGGTGTATGACTTCCCAGCAGGAGGTTGTGGGATGGGAATGTACAACACTGATGAG TCCATCAGTGGATTTGCTCACAGCTGCTTCCAGTATGCCATCCAGAAGAAGTGGCCCCTATACATGAGCACCAAGAACACGATCCTCAAGGCCTACGATGGCCGCTTTAAAGACATCTTCCAGGACATCTTTGAGAA aaACTACAAGCCACAGTTTGACAAGCTGAAGATCTGGTATGAGCACCGTCTCATTGACGACATGGTGGCCCAGGTCCTGAAGTCCTCTGGAGGATTTGTTTGGGCATGCAAGAATTATGATGGAGATGTCCAGTCAGACATTCTGGCTCAGG GCTTTGGTTCTCTGGGTCTCATGACATCAGTGCTTGTGTGTCCCGACGGTAAAACCATCGAGGCTGAGGCTGCCCATGGCACTGTCACCAGGCACTACCGTGAACACCAGAGA GGAAAACCAACCAGTACCAACCCCATTGCTAGCATATTTGCTTGGACCAGAGGGCTGGAGCACAGAGGCAAACTGGATGAGAATCCCAATTTGATAAA GTTCTGCCAAACTTTGGAAAAAGTCTGTGTGGAAACGGTGGAAAATGGTATAATGACCAAGGATCTTGCAGGCTGCATCCATGGCTTGGCCAA CTGCAAGCTAAATGAACACTATGTCAACACGACAGACTTCCTTGATGCCATCAAGACCAACCTCGATAAAGCTCTCGGCAACTGA